A portion of the Lentimicrobium sp. L6 genome contains these proteins:
- a CDS encoding transposase — MIFPENIGEFLSIDEVSLSQGELYTFVTNKQGKGKKGTLVASIKGTLSNDISSVVNLKPLEQRKRVKEVTLDMAKNMEASMRISFPNADFVIDRFHVVKLVIESLQQIRIKLRWKAIDEENKAISEAKKNGERYVPKEFSNGDTVKQLLARSRFLLFKCSSKWTYTQKLRAKILFKEYPKLMVAYKITMVFRNIYELRNKQVAERNFINWITSVFANKMENFYTAANSIGTNMENITNFFLNRNTNANAESFNSKIKLFRANLRGVSDTNFLLFRLQKLFA, encoded by the coding sequence ATGATTTTCCCAGAAAACATAGGAGAATTCTTAAGTATAGATGAAGTTTCTTTGTCACAAGGAGAGTTGTATACCTTTGTTACAAACAAGCAGGGTAAAGGAAAAAAAGGAACACTTGTAGCTAGCATAAAAGGCACTTTATCTAATGATATATCAAGTGTTGTAAATCTCAAACCCTTAGAACAAAGGAAAAGGGTTAAAGAAGTTACTTTAGATATGGCAAAAAACATGGAGGCTAGTATGCGAATAAGCTTTCCTAATGCTGACTTCGTAATTGATAGGTTTCATGTCGTTAAATTGGTAATAGAATCATTACAGCAAATCCGAATCAAATTAAGATGGAAAGCAATTGATGAAGAGAACAAGGCTATTTCTGAAGCTAAAAAGAATGGTGAAAGATATGTTCCCAAAGAGTTTTCAAATGGAGATACAGTGAAACAGCTACTTGCCAGAAGTAGATTTCTTCTTTTTAAATGTTCATCAAAATGGACATATACCCAAAAGCTAAGAGCTAAAATACTATTTAAAGAATACCCCAAATTAATGGTAGCATATAAAATTACAATGGTGTTCAGAAACATCTATGAGTTAAGAAATAAACAAGTGGCTGAACGTAACTTCATAAACTGGATAACAAGTGTGTTCGCTAATAAGATGGAAAACTTCTACACAGCAGCAAATTCTATTGGAACTAATATGGAGAATATAACAAACTTCTTTTTAAACAGAAATACAAATGCTAATGCGGAGTCTTTCAACTCAAAGATCAAACTCTTCAGAGCGAATTTAAGAGGGGTGTCTGATACTAATTTCCTTCTCTTTAGATTGCAGAAGCTTTTTGCTTAA
- a CDS encoding heavy-metal-associated domain-containing protein, producing the protein MKKQFSLLLAMVLMFGFSAIAGNVTKEKFKVYGNCGMCEKTIEKAVKNVDGVKKANWNQKTKMMEITFDAEKTNIEAIHQAIADVGYDTENATAKDEVYEALHSCCKYDRPER; encoded by the coding sequence ATGAAAAAGCAATTCAGTTTATTATTAGCCATGGTATTAATGTTTGGCTTTTCTGCCATAGCGGGAAATGTGACCAAAGAGAAATTTAAAGTTTACGGTAACTGCGGAATGTGTGAGAAGACCATAGAAAAAGCAGTAAAGAATGTTGATGGGGTGAAAAAAGCCAATTGGAATCAAAAAACTAAAATGATGGAAATTACCTTTGATGCTGAAAAAACCAATATTGAAGCTATTCATCAGGCAATTGCCGATGTGGGGTACGATACAGAAAATGCAACTGCAAAGGATGAGGTCTATGAGGCTTTACATTCTTGTTGTAAATATGATAGACCGGAAAGGTAA
- a CDS encoding efflux RND transporter periplasmic adaptor subunit — MKNIKQYIYVIIPTLIIGMLIGWMFLGGSSQPSDDEHNHEHQEEEVETMYTCSMHPQIKQNKPGLCPICAMDLVPMQTMGSGGDHASSNEISMTKAAASLANIQTLIVEEALPMKDLFLQGKVKADERNIAEITARYGGRIEKLFVNFTGQQVKKGELLATIYSPDLVSAQKELLEALSFIDTRPALYDAAIAKLKLWDLSKSQIKAIEENGEPQLYFDVFSPISGTVSGRHVTEGDYVKEGKGMLQVIDLTKVWVLFDAYESDLPWIKIGDEINFKIKALAQKEFSGKVSFIDAFLNPKTRVVQVRVELDNSDLSLKPEMFVDGVLHSESASEELEILIPQSSILWTGKRAVVYIKVPERNSPTFLYREIDLGAEVGDYYIVKSGLEVGEEIAVNGVFKIDASAQLSGLPSMMNPGGGAVSSGHDHGEMPSLENADDAFTVYGNCSMCKERIETAALSVAGVEHVNWDENTKSLYLHHESVDLAEVHQAIAHVGHDTDLETSPNEVYESLHECCKYDRPQNLKLEEIKVYGNCGMCKERIETAVLELQGVVKADWDSETTMLKLSINPEEVSMGLIHQELAQVGHDTELAKAPDAVYEQLHACCKYERSK; from the coding sequence ATGAAAAATATAAAACAATATATATACGTCATCATTCCCACATTGATTATAGGAATGTTGATAGGTTGGATGTTCTTGGGTGGAAGCAGTCAACCTTCAGATGATGAGCACAATCATGAACATCAAGAGGAAGAAGTAGAAACCATGTATACCTGCTCCATGCATCCTCAAATTAAGCAAAACAAACCCGGTCTTTGCCCCATTTGTGCTATGGATTTAGTTCCCATGCAAACCATGGGTTCAGGTGGTGATCATGCTTCTTCAAATGAAATCAGCATGACTAAGGCAGCCGCAAGTTTAGCCAATATTCAAACTTTAATAGTGGAGGAGGCTTTGCCAATGAAAGACTTGTTTTTGCAAGGAAAGGTAAAGGCCGATGAACGCAATATTGCCGAAATCACGGCTCGTTATGGGGGGCGGATAGAAAAGCTATTTGTGAATTTTACTGGCCAACAAGTGAAAAAGGGGGAGCTTTTGGCCACTATATATTCTCCTGATTTGGTTTCAGCACAAAAAGAATTATTAGAAGCGCTTTCTTTTATAGATACCCGTCCAGCTTTGTATGATGCAGCCATAGCTAAGCTTAAATTATGGGACTTATCAAAATCTCAAATCAAAGCCATAGAAGAAAATGGAGAACCACAGCTCTATTTTGATGTGTTTTCTCCAATTTCAGGAACAGTAAGTGGCAGACATGTCACAGAAGGGGATTATGTGAAAGAAGGTAAAGGCATGTTGCAAGTAATAGATCTCACCAAAGTTTGGGTGCTTTTTGATGCATATGAAAGCGATTTGCCTTGGATTAAAATAGGTGATGAAATCAATTTTAAAATTAAGGCTTTGGCCCAAAAGGAGTTTAGTGGAAAGGTCTCTTTTATTGATGCTTTTCTGAATCCAAAGACCAGAGTGGTGCAGGTGAGAGTAGAACTAGATAATTCGGATTTGTCTCTGAAGCCAGAAATGTTTGTGGATGGTGTTCTACATTCAGAATCGGCATCAGAGGAATTAGAAATTTTAATTCCACAATCATCAATTTTATGGACTGGAAAGCGAGCTGTAGTTTATATAAAAGTTCCTGAAAGAAATTCTCCCACATTTCTGTATAGAGAAATTGATTTAGGTGCTGAGGTTGGCGATTATTATATTGTGAAATCCGGATTAGAAGTCGGTGAAGAGATCGCCGTAAATGGAGTGTTTAAAATAGATGCCTCAGCACAATTATCTGGTTTGCCCAGCATGATGAATCCAGGGGGTGGAGCAGTAAGTTCAGGACATGATCATGGTGAAATGCCTAGTTTGGAGAATGCTGATGACGCTTTTACGGTGTATGGAAATTGCAGTATGTGTAAAGAAAGAATAGAAACTGCAGCCTTATCAGTAGCAGGAGTAGAACATGTCAATTGGGATGAAAATACCAAGAGTTTATACCTTCATCATGAGTCGGTAGATTTGGCGGAAGTACATCAGGCTATAGCTCATGTTGGGCATGATACTGATTTGGAAACCTCCCCAAATGAAGTCTATGAGTCCCTACATGAATGTTGTAAATACGATAGGCCTCAGAACTTAAAACTAGAAGAAATTAAGGTTTATGGAAACTGTGGTATGTGTAAAGAAAGAATTGAAACTGCGGTTTTGGAGCTTCAGGGTGTGGTGAAAGCCGATTGGGATTCAGAAACCACTATGCTCAAACTGAGTATTAATCCTGAGGAGGTAAGTATGGGACTTATTCATCAAGAATTGGCTCAAGTTGGGCATGATACCGAATTGGCAAAAGCCCCTGATGCCGTTTATGAGCAATTACATGCTTGTTGTAAATATGAAAGAAGTAAATAA
- a CDS encoding efflux RND transporter permease subunit, producing MLNKTIKFFLENRLVTFLLLFTFILWGVISSPFGWETGILPRDPVPVDAIPDIGENQQIVYTQWPGRSPQDIDDQISYPLTTSLLGIPGVKTIRSNSIFGVSSIYIIFEDGLDFYWTRTRILEKLNSLPPGTLPPDVIPSLGPDATALGQVYWYTLEGRNKDGEPSGDWDPQELRSIQDFYVKYALTAAKGVSEVASIGGFVKEYQIDIDPIAMKAHGVNIAQIMNAVKKSNLDIGARTIEFNRVEYLIRALGYVKTLSELEESVVAVNENVPIRIKDVAKVNFGPATRRGGLDKGGAEAVGGVVVARYGSNPLEVIENVKAKIAEISPGLPSKTLADGSVSKVTLIPFYDRTGLIKETLGTLEEALSLEILISIIVIIVLMLNLRASILITTLLPIGVLMTFIVMRRFGVDANIVALSGIAIAIGVMVDVGVVFTENIIRHIEMAKNVGAKGKQLLGVVYEATTEVAGAVITALTTTVVSFLPVFAMEAAEGKLFRPLAFTKTFAMLSALIIGLIIIPALAHFIFSIKFDKKKVRWIWNGLLILGGFVLLFISGNFITLGMIAIGINNIMEFKWSEKYRKFPNYINISIILMVVVYFLTKAWMPLGAQQSLFSNFIFVISIIVFVLAFMMAMVHFYRQILSWCLNHKWFFLSFPIILILFGLMTWQGIDKIGGFVPESIKESKTWKSLDESLPGIGKEFMPNLDEGSFLLMPTTMPHSGIEENLEVIRILDKKVNAIPEVENVIGKWGRVNSALDPAPVSMYENVINYKSEYILNEHGKRLRFKVDGEGAFVLKDGSTYHPREEEFKVIERENLIVEEDGEYFRQWRENINSPDDIWKEIVHHSSIPGLTSAPKLQPIQTRLVMLQTGMRAPMGMKVYGPDLESIEKVGYELEKLLKEVEGVSAMSVFADRVVGKPYLELNIKRKELARYGLTIQDLQGIIGSAIGGMQLSTSVEGRERYPIRLRYAREYRDHPEGLKKILIPTPMGQQIPLGELVDIEYSRGPQMVKSENTFLVGYVIFDKQEGFAEVDVVENAQKYLEDKMETGELVMPEGVNFIFTGNYENQIRATKRLLLIIPICLVVIFLILYFQFRSVITSSLIFSGIIVALAGGFIMIWLYGQPWFLDFSIFGTNMRDLFQVRTINLSVAVWVGFIALFGVATDDGVLISTHLKQLFEKNKPKNKAEVRALVIEAGMKRVRPAMMTTATTVIALLPVLTSTGKGSDIMVPMAIPLFGGMTIEVLTMFVVPVLYSMWQERKLKEESINELTEGGAI from the coding sequence ATGCTAAATAAAACCATCAAGTTTTTTCTTGAAAACAGATTGGTGACTTTCCTTTTACTTTTTACATTCATTCTTTGGGGTGTAATCAGTTCTCCTTTTGGATGGGAGACCGGAATCTTACCACGAGACCCTGTCCCTGTTGATGCCATTCCCGATATAGGAGAGAATCAACAAATAGTATATACGCAATGGCCAGGTCGATCGCCACAAGATATAGACGATCAAATATCTTATCCTCTAACCACTTCTCTTTTGGGTATTCCAGGAGTGAAGACCATACGTAGTAATTCCATCTTTGGAGTTTCTAGTATCTATATTATTTTTGAGGATGGATTAGATTTCTACTGGACCCGTACTCGTATACTCGAGAAACTCAATTCACTTCCTCCCGGTACTTTGCCCCCTGATGTCATACCTTCTTTAGGCCCAGATGCCACTGCTTTAGGGCAAGTCTATTGGTATACATTAGAAGGAAGAAATAAAGATGGCGAACCTTCTGGTGATTGGGATCCTCAAGAGCTCAGGAGTATCCAGGATTTCTATGTGAAATATGCATTAACGGCTGCAAAGGGAGTTTCGGAAGTAGCTTCAATTGGCGGCTTCGTGAAAGAGTATCAAATAGATATTGATCCCATAGCCATGAAAGCTCATGGTGTAAATATTGCTCAGATAATGAATGCAGTTAAAAAGAGTAATCTGGATATTGGTGCTAGAACAATAGAGTTCAATAGAGTAGAATATTTAATCCGTGCATTGGGTTATGTGAAAACACTATCAGAACTTGAAGAAAGTGTGGTTGCAGTTAATGAAAATGTTCCCATTCGAATAAAAGATGTGGCAAAAGTCAACTTTGGCCCTGCCACCAGAAGAGGTGGATTGGATAAAGGAGGAGCAGAAGCTGTGGGAGGTGTTGTGGTGGCACGATATGGCTCTAATCCATTAGAAGTTATAGAGAATGTTAAAGCAAAAATAGCAGAGATAAGTCCAGGCCTTCCTTCTAAAACCCTGGCAGATGGGAGTGTCTCGAAAGTAACTTTGATTCCCTTCTACGATCGTACGGGTTTAATCAAAGAAACACTAGGAACCTTAGAGGAGGCTTTATCATTGGAGATCCTCATCAGCATCATCGTCATCATTGTATTGATGTTGAATTTGCGAGCCAGCATTTTAATTACAACTCTTCTACCAATAGGCGTTTTAATGACTTTTATCGTGATGAGGCGATTTGGTGTGGATGCTAATATTGTGGCTTTATCAGGTATTGCTATTGCCATAGGAGTGATGGTGGATGTGGGAGTCGTCTTTACAGAGAACATCATTAGGCATATAGAAATGGCCAAAAATGTGGGCGCCAAAGGAAAGCAATTATTAGGTGTGGTTTATGAAGCGACCACCGAAGTAGCAGGAGCAGTTATAACGGCATTAACAACAACCGTCGTAAGTTTCCTTCCCGTATTTGCTATGGAAGCTGCCGAAGGTAAACTTTTTAGACCTTTGGCTTTCACAAAGACCTTTGCCATGCTTTCGGCTTTAATTATTGGTTTGATTATCATACCAGCGTTGGCTCACTTTATCTTTTCTATCAAATTCGACAAGAAGAAAGTCCGTTGGATTTGGAATGGATTACTCATCTTGGGCGGATTTGTCCTCTTATTTATTTCTGGTAATTTCATCACTTTAGGGATGATAGCGATCGGAATTAATAATATCATGGAATTCAAATGGTCTGAAAAATACCGAAAGTTTCCAAATTATATCAATATTTCTATCATCTTAATGGTGGTGGTTTATTTCTTAACCAAAGCATGGATGCCTCTTGGAGCTCAACAATCTTTGTTCTCCAATTTCATTTTTGTAATCTCTATTATCGTTTTTGTTTTGGCATTTATGATGGCGATGGTGCATTTCTATCGTCAAATACTTTCTTGGTGTTTAAATCATAAGTGGTTCTTTTTAAGCTTTCCTATCATTCTAATCCTATTTGGTTTAATGACTTGGCAAGGAATAGATAAGATTGGTGGTTTTGTTCCTGAAAGCATTAAGGAATCAAAAACTTGGAAGTCGCTAGATGAATCATTACCTGGTATAGGGAAAGAGTTTATGCCAAATCTAGACGAAGGAAGCTTTTTGTTAATGCCAACCACCATGCCGCATTCTGGGATTGAAGAGAATTTGGAAGTCATTAGAATCTTAGATAAAAAAGTAAATGCCATTCCAGAAGTTGAGAATGTCATCGGTAAATGGGGAAGAGTGAATTCAGCATTGGATCCTGCACCTGTTTCCATGTATGAGAATGTAATCAATTATAAATCTGAGTATATCTTAAATGAACATGGAAAGCGACTTCGATTTAAAGTAGATGGAGAAGGCGCTTTTGTACTTAAAGATGGCAGTACCTATCATCCAAGGGAGGAAGAGTTTAAGGTCATTGAAAGGGAAAATCTAATTGTTGAGGAAGATGGAGAATATTTTCGTCAATGGAGAGAGAATATAAATTCTCCTGATGATATTTGGAAAGAGATAGTTCATCATTCTAGTATTCCAGGACTCACCTCCGCGCCTAAATTACAACCCATTCAAACTCGCTTGGTCATGTTGCAAACCGGAATGCGGGCCCCCATGGGCATGAAAGTTTATGGCCCTGATTTGGAATCCATTGAAAAGGTGGGCTATGAATTGGAGAAGCTTTTAAAAGAGGTGGAAGGCGTTTCTGCTATGTCGGTTTTTGCTGATAGAGTTGTTGGGAAGCCTTACCTAGAGCTCAATATTAAAAGAAAAGAATTAGCTCGTTATGGGCTTACCATTCAAGACTTGCAAGGAATTATTGGTAGTGCAATTGGAGGAATGCAACTTTCTACCAGTGTAGAAGGCCGCGAACGCTATCCCATCCGATTAAGATATGCTAGAGAATATAGAGATCATCCTGAAGGCTTAAAGAAAATTTTAATTCCTACACCCATGGGACAACAAATTCCTTTGGGAGAACTCGTAGATATTGAGTATTCTCGAGGACCACAAATGGTCAAAAGTGAAAATACCTTTTTAGTGGGCTATGTTATTTTTGATAAGCAAGAAGGCTTTGCTGAAGTGGATGTGGTAGAAAATGCTCAGAAGTATTTGGAGGATAAGATGGAGACTGGTGAACTGGTGATGCCTGAAGGTGTGAATTTTATTTTCACTGGAAACTATGAGAACCAAATTAGAGCGACCAAACGTCTCTTGTTGATTATACCAATATGTTTAGTGGTGATTTTTCTGATCCTGTATTTTCAGTTTCGTTCGGTGATTACCTCCTCATTAATTTTCTCAGGAATAATAGTGGCTCTGGCTGGAGGCTTTATCATGATTTGGCTTTATGGCCAGCCTTGGTTTTTAGATTTCTCCATTTTTGGCACCAATATGCGTGATTTGTTTCAAGTGAGAACCATCAATTTAAGTGTGGCGGTTTGGGTTGGTTTCATTGCCCTGTTTGGAGTGGCTACCGATGATGGTGTATTAATTAGCACCCATTTAAAACAACTTTTCGAGAAGAATAAGCCAAAGAACAAAGCAGAAGTAAGAGCATTGGTGATAGAGGCCGGAATGAAAAGAGTGAGGCCTGCTATGATGACAACTGCAACTACAGTTATTGCTTTGCTCCCCGTGCTGACCTCTACTGGAAAAGGCTCCGATATTATGGTACCAATGGCCATCCCACTATTTGGAGGAATGACTATAGAAGTGCTCACCATGTTTGTGGTACCTGTTTTATACAGCATGTGGCAAGAAAGAAAACTGAAGGAAGAATCCATCAACGAATTAACAGAAGGAGGAGCGATATGA
- a CDS encoding transporter, translated as MMNRFIILAMVLASFCCIQEAEAQCCAAGNPISDDGSASGGGKKILEAGILGTYSYSDIYFKGNERSDYEYIDYSYFMYSSANLAYGITDKLKVTAEIGYFFAKAQYFVFDQNRNATGLGDLVLGAQYLAYQNCEKFFNIFPRVKVTLPVGTFDQVDGSVVLPIDIQPSSGSYKYQIGLLFSKLYMQGKLALFFDNSFEYSQRIETERTNYKYGNLYNNSLYAGYKIMSKLTLALQWRSQYRDKASDKNKELVNATGGHVMFIAPQLRYNFWKQWNVSLKYDYPFYKNMNGTQLTNNYAVSLRLSKSIDFNH; from the coding sequence ATGATGAATAGATTCATTATATTGGCTATGGTATTGGCAAGTTTTTGCTGCATCCAAGAAGCCGAAGCCCAATGCTGCGCTGCAGGAAACCCAATAAGCGATGATGGCTCAGCAAGTGGAGGAGGGAAGAAAATATTGGAAGCCGGTATTTTAGGTACTTATAGCTATTCCGATATATACTTCAAAGGGAATGAAAGATCCGATTATGAATATATAGACTATTCCTATTTTATGTATTCCTCTGCAAATCTGGCTTATGGAATTACTGATAAATTAAAAGTGACAGCAGAGATAGGCTACTTTTTTGCCAAGGCTCAATACTTTGTTTTCGATCAGAATAGAAATGCAACTGGCTTAGGAGATCTGGTTTTGGGAGCTCAATATTTAGCTTATCAGAATTGTGAGAAATTCTTCAATATATTTCCAAGAGTAAAAGTGACTTTGCCCGTTGGAACATTCGATCAGGTGGATGGTTCGGTCGTCCTTCCTATCGATATCCAGCCTTCTTCTGGTTCTTATAAATATCAGATTGGGCTTTTGTTTTCAAAGTTATATATGCAAGGGAAATTGGCCTTGTTCTTTGATAATTCCTTCGAATACTCCCAGCGTATTGAAACGGAGAGAACCAATTATAAGTATGGGAATCTTTATAATAACTCTCTTTATGCGGGATATAAAATTATGTCTAAACTAACTTTAGCTTTACAGTGGAGGTCACAATATAGAGATAAAGCCTCCGATAAAAACAAGGAATTGGTGAATGCAACAGGCGGGCATGTGATGTTTATAGCTCCTCAACTACGATATAATTTCTGGAAGCAATGGAATGTCTCATTAAAATATGATTACCCTTTTTATAAAAACATGAATGGTACTCAATTGACCAATAATTATGCGGTATCTCTACGTTTATCTAAGAGTATCGATTTTAATCATTAG
- a CDS encoding Crp/Fnr family transcriptional regulator: protein MNCIQDKHCCSCSMKSPLFQVLTEEELELINVNKRQVRFKKGEIIVKQGAPMSHVISFTSGIAKVYIEASGNRNLLLQFIKPTNFLGAPGIFADQIHYSSVSAIEESSVCFIDIHIFKKVIKMNERFAEQFMELISWNGIFNYERFTCLTHKNTHGRLADSLIYLHEKIFDDRDHLISISRQDMAELTGMSKDTVIRTLKELNEEGVIEIIKNDIRILEIDKLQKISMIS, encoded by the coding sequence ATGAATTGTATACAAGATAAACACTGTTGTAGTTGTTCTATGAAATCACCACTTTTTCAAGTGCTGACAGAAGAAGAATTAGAATTAATCAATGTCAACAAAAGGCAAGTAAGGTTTAAGAAAGGAGAAATCATAGTGAAGCAAGGGGCGCCTATGTCCCATGTGATCAGTTTCACCTCTGGTATTGCCAAGGTTTATATTGAGGCTTCGGGCAATCGAAACTTATTGTTGCAATTTATAAAACCCACCAATTTCTTGGGTGCTCCAGGCATATTTGCCGATCAAATTCACTATTCTTCAGTAAGCGCTATTGAGGAGTCCTCCGTTTGTTTTATCGACATCCACATTTTTAAAAAGGTGATAAAAATGAATGAGAGATTTGCAGAGCAGTTTATGGAGTTGATCAGTTGGAATGGAATTTTTAATTACGAGCGCTTTACTTGTTTAACTCATAAAAATACCCATGGTCGATTGGCTGACAGCTTAATCTATTTACATGAAAAGATATTTGATGATAGAGACCATCTCATTTCTATTTCAAGACAAGATATGGCCGAGCTTACAGGAATGTCGAAGGATACAGTAATAAGAACTTTGAAGGAGTTGAACGAGGAGGGCGTCATTGAAATTATTAAAAATGACATTCGGATATTGGAAATAGATAAGTTGCAAAAGATTAGTATGATCAGTTAG
- a CDS encoding T9SS type A sorting domain-containing protein — translation MKIKSTFILVMAILLAAPSLFAQTKDDFTVRFITLGNCYTCKVRVEAKLNAMEGVSFSKYDPFYAETTVTFDEFVTDTYIIMQAVADTGHDTEWFRAPDEAYQLLIGTCCEYERTINYDDVQMGYLSLMGIYVGHVAVNEYDYLSDISVFPSISSGRYSINLNDTPSILNAKIQVFSMQGQMVYSSSIEDGNNQEIDLTNKVNGTYMVMISSNGMAVSSTKIIKQ, via the coding sequence ATGAAAATAAAATCTACGTTTATCCTAGTGATGGCTATTCTGTTGGCTGCCCCATCTTTATTTGCTCAAACTAAAGATGATTTCACAGTAAGATTCATCACCCTTGGCAATTGTTATACTTGTAAAGTAAGGGTAGAGGCAAAACTTAATGCCATGGAAGGGGTTAGTTTTTCCAAATACGATCCTTTTTATGCAGAAACTACGGTTACCTTCGATGAGTTTGTTACCGATACTTATATCATTATGCAAGCTGTTGCAGATACAGGTCACGATACCGAATGGTTCAGAGCTCCCGATGAAGCATATCAGCTGTTGATAGGCACTTGTTGTGAATATGAACGAACTATCAATTATGATGATGTTCAAATGGGTTATTTGAGTTTAATGGGTATCTACGTTGGACATGTAGCTGTAAATGAGTATGACTACCTAAGTGATATTTCAGTTTTTCCAAGTATTAGCAGTGGTAGGTATAGCATTAACTTGAATGATACACCAAGTATTCTAAATGCTAAAATTCAAGTCTTCTCCATGCAAGGTCAAATGGTATATTCAAGCTCCATTGAGGATGGTAATAATCAGGAAATAGACCTAACAAATAAAGTAAATGGAACATATATGGTCATGATCTCTAGTAATGGGATGGCCGTTTCAAGCACAAAAATAATTAAACAATAA
- a CDS encoding TolC family protein — MKKIIVICICILGFQMSYAQEDLQVYLKAAAQNNPGLQVKFNEYMAALEVIPQVGSLPDPSFAFGYFILPVETREGPQIAKVSANQMFPWFGSLQAKEDVAVQLAKAKYEAFEEAKSILFNEVKATYYNLYFTRKAIFVMSENQSILHVFKQLALTKIETGKASLNDELRVEMELADLENQLALVQDKYEVLSITFNNLLNVDNESIISIPDLIWEQDLKLDKKALLDSIYANNHQLLSLEYQYHSLESRQQVAKKAGLPNISIGIDYTFIGKGENNLSGKDALLFPKIGITIPLYRNKYKAMVNEVLYLQAAKTEEKFEKELVLETIFENAFKDYKDAQRRISHYSSQGKLAKQSLKLIEVEYSTNAKGFEEMLRMERRLLKYDLELEKARVDKLASIAFVQYLMGQ; from the coding sequence ATGAAAAAGATAATCGTCATTTGTATTTGCATATTGGGTTTTCAAATGAGCTATGCTCAAGAAGATTTACAGGTTTATTTGAAGGCAGCAGCCCAGAATAATCCGGGATTACAAGTCAAGTTCAATGAATATATGGCTGCTTTGGAAGTCATTCCTCAAGTAGGTAGTTTGCCAGATCCAAGCTTTGCCTTTGGCTATTTCATCCTTCCAGTTGAAACCCGTGAAGGTCCTCAGATTGCTAAAGTATCAGCCAATCAAATGTTTCCTTGGTTTGGTAGTCTGCAAGCCAAAGAAGATGTGGCTGTTCAACTGGCAAAAGCAAAATATGAAGCTTTTGAGGAGGCCAAGTCCATATTATTCAACGAAGTAAAAGCTACCTATTATAATCTCTATTTTACTCGTAAGGCTATTTTTGTGATGTCTGAAAATCAGAGCATATTGCATGTCTTTAAGCAATTAGCCCTCACCAAAATTGAAACCGGAAAAGCCAGCCTTAACGATGAACTAAGAGTGGAAATGGAATTGGCTGATTTGGAAAATCAGTTGGCTCTTGTTCAAGATAAATATGAAGTGCTTTCTATCACTTTCAATAATCTATTAAATGTAGATAATGAGTCTATAATTTCCATTCCAGATCTTATTTGGGAGCAGGATTTGAAACTCGATAAAAAAGCCTTGTTGGATAGTATATATGCTAATAATCATCAGCTTTTGAGTCTGGAATATCAATATCATTCTTTGGAATCTCGTCAGCAAGTGGCTAAAAAAGCGGGTTTACCCAATATCTCAATAGGCATAGATTATACTTTTATTGGAAAAGGAGAAAATAACCTATCTGGCAAAGATGCGCTCTTGTTTCCCAAAATAGGAATTACCATTCCTCTATATCGAAACAAGTATAAAGCTATGGTTAATGAAGTATTGTATTTGCAAGCTGCAAAAACAGAAGAGAAATTTGAGAAAGAACTCGTATTGGAAACCATTTTCGAGAATGCTTTTAAAGACTATAAAGATGCACAACGACGAATCTCACATTATTCTAGTCAAGGGAAATTGGCTAAGCAATCACTAAAGCTTATTGAAGTGGAATATTCCACCAATGCAAAGGGATTTGAAGAAATGCTACGCATGGAACGACGGCTTTTAAAATATGATTTGGAATTGGAGAAAGCTAGAGTAGATAAGCTAGCGTCCATTGCTTTTGTTCAATATTTAATGGGTCAATAA